A window of the Dermatophagoides farinae isolate YC_2012a chromosome 2, ASM2471394v1, whole genome shotgun sequence genome harbors these coding sequences:
- the LOC124498962 gene encoding serine palmitoyltransferase 2 isoform X1, with amino-acid sequence MGPNNEILFDQSISLNENDNRMTESVQIPTKTNLIMNHFNDNNDDDDYDQPYNHKHSNGKIIPISHHNNLAKFINNNSNDKFPNDNRNRLNGDDMEMDNLKTSTMMMKSNHLNGYHHHYHNIKHTNKSSIDQDYLNGQLNGPMNGFHHYKNGKISNAIHYNDNNDDDDDSKRPNGINGFIGNNHHHHHKDYLQPIVNDDSDTEQEHCPELQLSSIKKYNNNYSTVETKKNSILKNYSNEKNSYNKQISISKSYYCSTTKTANTRLKIKSTPDNRFNRYEEPPYHIAFLCYVSYAVLIIFGYLRDFMRKTGLEKNLSAVERDREGYTSLYKSFESFYTRNIYRRIRDAWNRPIASVPGAEIDVVDRHSSDENWTFEFPGTKYRVINMGSYNYLGYAENSGPIHEKVVKTIRDDGVGICSTRNEFGHNEHVKQLEQLVARFLGVESCVVFGMGFATNSTNIQCFVSQGCLIMSDSNNHASLILGCRLSGATIRIFKHNNMKDLERKIRRYIVDGQPKTGEPWKKIIIIVEGIYSMEGTIVNLPELIRIKKQYKCYIYLDEAHSIGALGPNARGVIDYFGCDPNDVDILMGTFTKSFGAAGGYVAGRRDLVDLIRINSFSHYYANPMSAPIAMQISCVIRSLSGEDGTDDGRKRIQKLAHNSRYFRKKLRQMGFIIYGHDDSPVVPLLLCFCSKIAAVIRMAHDKGLGFIGAGYPATSLTTGRVRFCISAAHTKDMLDRSLNVMNEIGDKINIKYSTETVDDKDDDEEFHNYDGNDD; translated from the exons atgggaccaaataatgaaatcttgtttgatcaatcaatttcattgaatgaaaatgataatcgaatGACTGAATCAGTACAAATTCCAACAAAAActaatttgattatgaatcatttcaacgacaataatgatgatgatgattacgatcAACCTTACAATCATAAACATTCCAATGGAAAAATCATTCCAATTTCTCATCACAATAATTTAGCTAaatttatcaacaataatagcAATGATAAG TTTCCCAATGACAATcgaaatcgattgaatggtgatgatatggaaatggataatttaaaaacatcaacaatgatgatgaaatcaaatcatttgaatggctatcatcatcattatcataatataaAACATACGAATAAGTCATCAATAGATCAAGATTATTTAAATGGTCAATTAAATGGCCCAATGAATGGtttccatcattataaaaatggaaaaatttccaatgcAATCCATTACaacgacaataatgatgatgatgatgatagcaaACGACCAAATGGTATAAACGGATTCATTGGtaacaatcaccatcatcaccataaagATTATCTACAGCCtattgttaatgatgatagtgatacGGAACAAGAACACTGCCCTGAATTGCAATTGtcttcaatcaaaaaatataataataattattcaactgttgaaacaaagaaaaatagcattttaaaaaattattcaaatgaaaaaaatagctacaataaacaaatatcaatatcaaaatcatattattgttcaacgacaaaaacaGCTAATACaagattaaaaataaaatcaacacCTGATAATCGTTTTAATCGTTATGAAGAACCACCATATCATATTGCCTTCCTTTGTTATGTTAGTTATGCTGTACTAATTATATTTGGTTATCTTCGTGATTTTATGCGTAAAACtggattggaaaaaaatttatcggCCGTTGAACGTGATCGTGAG GGATATACATCTTTATATAAAagttttgaatcattttataCCCGTAATATTTATCGTCGTATACGTGATGCATGGAATCGACCAATTGCAAGTGTACCCGGTGCTGAaatcgatgttgttgatcgCCATTCATCGGATGAAAATTGGACATTTGA ATTTCCTGGGACAAAATATCGTGTAATAAATATGGGATCATATAATTATCTTGGCTATGCTGAAAATAGTGGACCAATACATGAAAAAGTTGTCAAAACAATTAGAGATGATGGTGTTGGTATTTGTTCGACACGCAATGAATTTGGTCATAATGAACATGTTAAACAACTAGAACAATTGGTGGCTAGATTTTTAGGTGTCGAATCATGTGTTGTATTTGGAATGGGTTTTGCAACAAATTCAACTAATATACAATGTTTTGTTAGCCAAGGATGCCTAATTATGAGTGATTCTAATAATCATGCATCACTAATTTTGGGTTGTCGTCTTTCGGGTGCCACTATACGTATATTTAAACATAATA ATATGAAAGATTTAGAACGTAAAATTCGTAGATATATTGTTGATGGACAACCAAAGACTGGTGAACCATGgaaaaagattattattattgttgaaggAATATATTCAATGGAAGGAACAATTGTAAATCTGCCTGAATTAATacgaatcaaaaaacaatataaatGCTATATTTATCTGGATGAAGCACATTCAATCGGTGCACTTGGACCCAATGCACGTGGtgtaatcgattattttggATGCGATCCAAATGATGTTGACATATTGATGGGAACATTTACAAAAAGTTTTGGTGCTGCCGGTGGTTATGTAGCCGGTCGTCGGGATCTTGTTGATCTAATacgaatcaattcatttagcCATTATTATGCTAATCCAATGTCGGCACCGATTGCAATGCAAATTAGCTGTGTAATACGATCATTGTCAGGTGAAGATGGTACTGATGATGGAAGAAAACGTATACAAAAATTAGCACACAATTCTCGATATTTTCGTAAAAAATTACGTCAAATgggttttattatttatggtCATGATGATTCACCTGTCGTACCGTTAttgctttgtttttgttcaaaaattgC AGCCGTAATCCGTATGGCCCATGATAAAGGTCTTGGATTTATCGGTGCTGGTTATCCTGCCACATCATTGACCACTGGAAGAGTTCGATTCTGTATATCAGCTGCCCATACCAAAGATATGTTAGATCGTTCattgaatgtaatgaatgaaattggcGATAAGATTAATATCAAATATTCAACTGAAACTGTTGACGataaggatgatgatgaagaatttcataattatgatggcaatgatgattag
- the LOC124498962 gene encoding serine palmitoyltransferase 2 isoform X2 codes for MEMDNLKTSTMMMKSNHLNGYHHHYHNIKHTNKSSIDQDYLNGQLNGPMNGFHHYKNGKISNAIHYNDNNDDDDDSKRPNGINGFIGNNHHHHHKDYLQPIVNDDSDTEQEHCPELQLSSIKKYNNNYSTVETKKNSILKNYSNEKNSYNKQISISKSYYCSTTKTANTRLKIKSTPDNRFNRYEEPPYHIAFLCYVSYAVLIIFGYLRDFMRKTGLEKNLSAVERDREGYTSLYKSFESFYTRNIYRRIRDAWNRPIASVPGAEIDVVDRHSSDENWTFEFPGTKYRVINMGSYNYLGYAENSGPIHEKVVKTIRDDGVGICSTRNEFGHNEHVKQLEQLVARFLGVESCVVFGMGFATNSTNIQCFVSQGCLIMSDSNNHASLILGCRLSGATIRIFKHNNMKDLERKIRRYIVDGQPKTGEPWKKIIIIVEGIYSMEGTIVNLPELIRIKKQYKCYIYLDEAHSIGALGPNARGVIDYFGCDPNDVDILMGTFTKSFGAAGGYVAGRRDLVDLIRINSFSHYYANPMSAPIAMQISCVIRSLSGEDGTDDGRKRIQKLAHNSRYFRKKLRQMGFIIYGHDDSPVVPLLLCFCSKIAAVIRMAHDKGLGFIGAGYPATSLTTGRVRFCISAAHTKDMLDRSLNVMNEIGDKINIKYSTETVDDKDDDEEFHNYDGNDD; via the exons atggaaatggataatttaaaaacatcaacaatgatgatgaaatcaaatcatttgaatggctatcatcatcattatcataatataaAACATACGAATAAGTCATCAATAGATCAAGATTATTTAAATGGTCAATTAAATGGCCCAATGAATGGtttccatcattataaaaatggaaaaatttccaatgcAATCCATTACaacgacaataatgatgatgatgatgatagcaaACGACCAAATGGTATAAACGGATTCATTGGtaacaatcaccatcatcaccataaagATTATCTACAGCCtattgttaatgatgatagtgatacGGAACAAGAACACTGCCCTGAATTGCAATTGtcttcaatcaaaaaatataataataattattcaactgttgaaacaaagaaaaatagcattttaaaaaattattcaaatgaaaaaaatagctacaataaacaaatatcaatatcaaaatcatattattgttcaacgacaaaaacaGCTAATACaagattaaaaataaaatcaacacCTGATAATCGTTTTAATCGTTATGAAGAACCACCATATCATATTGCCTTCCTTTGTTATGTTAGTTATGCTGTACTAATTATATTTGGTTATCTTCGTGATTTTATGCGTAAAACtggattggaaaaaaatttatcggCCGTTGAACGTGATCGTGAG GGATATACATCTTTATATAAAagttttgaatcattttataCCCGTAATATTTATCGTCGTATACGTGATGCATGGAATCGACCAATTGCAAGTGTACCCGGTGCTGAaatcgatgttgttgatcgCCATTCATCGGATGAAAATTGGACATTTGA ATTTCCTGGGACAAAATATCGTGTAATAAATATGGGATCATATAATTATCTTGGCTATGCTGAAAATAGTGGACCAATACATGAAAAAGTTGTCAAAACAATTAGAGATGATGGTGTTGGTATTTGTTCGACACGCAATGAATTTGGTCATAATGAACATGTTAAACAACTAGAACAATTGGTGGCTAGATTTTTAGGTGTCGAATCATGTGTTGTATTTGGAATGGGTTTTGCAACAAATTCAACTAATATACAATGTTTTGTTAGCCAAGGATGCCTAATTATGAGTGATTCTAATAATCATGCATCACTAATTTTGGGTTGTCGTCTTTCGGGTGCCACTATACGTATATTTAAACATAATA ATATGAAAGATTTAGAACGTAAAATTCGTAGATATATTGTTGATGGACAACCAAAGACTGGTGAACCATGgaaaaagattattattattgttgaaggAATATATTCAATGGAAGGAACAATTGTAAATCTGCCTGAATTAATacgaatcaaaaaacaatataaatGCTATATTTATCTGGATGAAGCACATTCAATCGGTGCACTTGGACCCAATGCACGTGGtgtaatcgattattttggATGCGATCCAAATGATGTTGACATATTGATGGGAACATTTACAAAAAGTTTTGGTGCTGCCGGTGGTTATGTAGCCGGTCGTCGGGATCTTGTTGATCTAATacgaatcaattcatttagcCATTATTATGCTAATCCAATGTCGGCACCGATTGCAATGCAAATTAGCTGTGTAATACGATCATTGTCAGGTGAAGATGGTACTGATGATGGAAGAAAACGTATACAAAAATTAGCACACAATTCTCGATATTTTCGTAAAAAATTACGTCAAATgggttttattatttatggtCATGATGATTCACCTGTCGTACCGTTAttgctttgtttttgttcaaaaattgC AGCCGTAATCCGTATGGCCCATGATAAAGGTCTTGGATTTATCGGTGCTGGTTATCCTGCCACATCATTGACCACTGGAAGAGTTCGATTCTGTATATCAGCTGCCCATACCAAAGATATGTTAGATCGTTCattgaatgtaatgaatgaaattggcGATAAGATTAATATCAAATATTCAACTGAAACTGTTGACGataaggatgatgatgaagaatttcataattatgatggcaatgatgattag